A region from the Lycium barbarum isolate Lr01 chromosome 8, ASM1917538v2, whole genome shotgun sequence genome encodes:
- the LOC132606583 gene encoding protein SHI RELATED SEQUENCE 3-like, whose translation MMTEEGSSNYRRCQDCGNQAKKDCPYLRCRTCCKSRGYQCQTHVKSTWIPLSARRPRHHQISSTIQQQQPNPKRYRENQNPPALLAGGEEEELPAEVSLPAVFRCVRVSSVDNVGDQYAYQTSVNIAGHAFKGILYDQGLDQSHYNNMANESSSSGLHHQQVTTNLIPPSTSYPSPFSNFMPGTQFFQYQKSS comes from the exons ATGATGACAGAAGAAGGATCATCAAATTACAGGAGGTGCCAAGACTGTGGAAATCAAGCAAAGAAAGATTGTCCATATTTAAGATGCCGAACTTGCTGTAAAAGCCGAGGGTATCAGTGTCAAACTCATGTCAAAAGCACTTGGATCCCTCTCTCTGCAAGGCGTCCAAGGCACCATCAGATTTCCAGTACTATTCAACAACAGCAACCAAACCCTAAAAGATACAGAGAAAATCAAAATCCTCCTGCACTATTAGCAG gtggagaagaagaagaacttCCAGCAGAAGTGAGTTTACCGGCAGTATTTCGGTGTGTCCGGGTAAGTTCAGTAGACAATGTGGGGGATCAATATGCCTATCAGACTTCAGTGAACATAGCAGGACATGCTTTTAAAGGGATACTATATGATCAAGGCCTTgatcaaagtcattacaacaaCATGGCTAACGAAAGTTCCTCAAGTGGTTTACATCACCAGCAAGTTACAACAAATTTAATACCACCCTCAACTTCTTACCCTAGTCCTTTTAGTAATTTCATGCCTGGTACGCAATTTTTCCAATACCAAAAATCATCCTGA